Within Planococcus citri chromosome 2, ihPlaCitr1.1, whole genome shotgun sequence, the genomic segment GTTTCTGAATATTTCCGGCTCTTTGCCACCaggtgaacgaatttttatatGGGTGCAATCCAAAGCACCAATGCACCTGGGAAATTTAGCGATGTTGAAGAATTCTTGTCGAATCTGCTTCATATCTGCATCAGTTTCCGGCATGTATATGAACTCTGGCCTAAGCTCAGCTATAGCTTCGGATACCACCTTTATTATTTTCCCACCAGTTGATTCATGAACTCCGGCAAATTCAGCACAAACGTCTACGAATGAGCCAGTGGCGTAGTACCTCAGTGTAAGCAATACTTTTTGCTTGGGTGTTACCGCATCATTCCTATAAAAAACAGTATTATTGTAGATACCATACAAAATCAACATCTAACTGAAGTAAGCAACAAAATGCACTTTACCTAGTAGTTGGagaagaaattttattctcaatgaGTTCAGTCAAGAATTTCGCAGTTCTTTTACTCAATCTGAACTTCTGAAGAAATTCGTTATCTCTGTATCTTTTATagtaatcgattcgttcacgtgTGACTTTCCCAGCTCTAGGAAATTCTACTTGTATAGCCATTTGAAAGAAATCCGTGTCTGTATCGATGCTTTCATCATCACTGTCATCTCGATCGATATTAATGTAGTTTATTACGTTAATATTATCCATCATGAacaagaaattgtaaaaatttgggacaaatttgaaaaaatatttgcacTTCAAAACAGAACTATCACAATTATCATTCATAAATACCAAACACTGAtaagaaactcaaaatttttgaaaatcacatcaTCACGTGATTTCAAATGGACCAATAGTAATGCTAACCGACGCGTAGCAGTGTTCTAACCAACAGAGATTCGTCTGCTAGGAAAAATATGTTCTAACAGAGTGTTACACACTAACCTAGGATTGTAATATCACACAGCACAACTAACAAGTCGTTAACTGATGAATCGTTGCTAACAACCGATTGTAATAGCGACCCTTAGTTAATGAATACGGGCTGTCTAACTCGAACAGTATTTCCACTCTGATAGAACTGAACTTAAAGATTACTAATCTTAAGCTCGATAAATGTTTCGAAACTAAGGTAAGaggtctcttaggaagtttaagctacatagcaaggggaacacTTCCTGATATTGCTTTCGCTGTAAACTTCCTAAGCAGATATCAGCACTTGGCAAATAAGGAGCTGTTTCGAGTACAGCAAACGTATATTAAGGTATTTACGTAGTACGTTAAACGTGAAACTTACTTACGTAGTACCTGAGTTCATCGATAAACACTCTGTAAGAGTGTTCGTTGATTCTGATTTTGCCGGTGATAGTTTAGATAGGAAGTCAACGTCTGGTATTTTTGTCTTGCATTATGGAAACGTTATCGACTGggttgtcaaaaaacaaaattgcgtGAGTCTTTTGTCGTGTGAGGCTGAGTATGTTGCGTTAAGTACGTCTGGAAAGGAAGTTTTATCTTGGCGAAATTTGTTGATCGAACTAAACGTACGTATTGACACCATTCCTGTGTATTGCGATTCTAATGCAGCGATTGCCATTGCGAATACGGTCAAATCAAAACGTGCCAGACATATCGATGTCAGTTATCACCATATTCgagattcaattttaaaaaatgtgatctATCTTCAAAAGGTTTCGTCGATAGATCAATTGGCCGATTTACTTACTAAAGCCACTACACGtacgatttttgaaagattATGTAAAGTTTTGTATCGCGCTTAATTGTTCGAGTCGATTTTtaggttttaaattttgtagtaaaaatatttttaattgtagtgtttacaaacaccggtaGTGATAAAAAAAGCAACAAGTTTTCCGTTTTATTAAGTGGTACTCATGttaggaaaaatatttttatggtggggtgttggcaaaattggtcttaTAACTGTAACGATATCGTTAAGTTTTCgataacttttattttttaatttaaataaaaataaattcgtattcgtaaaatcgcgtaatagAAACTATTGGCTATTTAGTCGATTattgattgatgaaatttcgttgaaattgttGGCTGTTAAATATGTATTCGAGTATAAGTCGTTTTCGTtatgaaatattaaatttcgcATTTGTATTGATTTTGTCATCGTTAGGTATAGATGTTTGAGCTCATAGCTCAAAGTTATTATTTACGTGTAGGTTCGTTGAACCATTCCTGGATCAACGAccgaatttaaaaatgaatctttttattttttaatgatgttttgttttgagtaatttcacGAAATTAATATTGTAGTCAGGGTCTTCGTTACATGAGTTGTTCGATTTCCCGTTCAAAAACTACCGAAAATGTTTGTGAAAAATCTGTAAATTCAACTGGAAGATTCCAGTCTGTTACGCAATTATCTAGTTAtcaagtggcaacactgattgtCAATCGTATTTGAGAAGCGTAGACTTCTCAACGATTTATGAGATGATTAATATACGTTGTTACTGTTACCTGCGTAGTTTATTTAACAGGTTATGGGTCTTTTTTCGCgctttggccaatttttggcatGTTATTTCGTTGCCTAAGTTTATGTTACGATTTGGTGTtgtttttgcgattttttttaacccttttcACTGTTATGGAGGAAGAAACAAATAAAAGCGGAATCATGAAACTAAATGGTCAAAATTACGAGATTTGGAAATTCCGAATGGAAATATATTTTACCAAACTAGGCATCAAGTCCTGTATAGACGATCCCGTTCCAACTGGAAATGCTCTGACGGACACCTGGAAAAAGTCCAACGTTTCAGCTTACTATGCCATTGTTAGTCACATGGATGACGATCTGCTTCATATAATCCAAGGTTGCAAATATCCCAAAAATGCCTGGGATTCATTAAAGGCGAATTTTTCCCATAAAACTGACCAACAAGTCATTGAATTGGAGACTAAATTGAGCGAGATGCGATTTTCATTAGGCGATGATGTGTGCCTTTATATCTCTAAATATCGTTCGATTTATAATCAGTTGCTTGGTTTAAATGTGCCCATAAATCAGCGTCGTACCATCATAAAACTAGCCAAGTCGTTTCCTCCAGAATATATGCACGTCACCATGCCCATCGAAAACTCAGATTCAGATCTGGATTGGGATTCTGTTTCCGCCAAACTCAAGGATTTTAAAGTACCTCAGAATTCTGCTGTTCAACCAAGTACGAGTTTGCAAACTGAGTCAAAAACGAGTCAAAATGCTTTGTCACCCAAATCCACTCAGCAAAATCAATCAGCTGCTTTCTTTTCTTCGTTCAGAGGAGGACGTCGAGGTCGTGGTAATAAAAATCATACGTATTCTAATAACACTAGCAAGGTAAAATGTAATTACTGTAAAAGAGTAGGTCATGTTAAGGCAGATTGCtataaactcaaaaataaaaacaagcaGGGAAGTGTTGTAAATTCACATATAGCCACCAGTGAAGATGTGCAATTTTCTATGATAACTGTAGCTAATTTGGTggcaaattttaatattgaaaatttaattatgcCTGCTAATTCTGATCAAGTGACAGGTGCCTTAGATAGTGGAGCAACTCGACACATGGTTAATTTAGATATTTTATGTAATTCAAAAGTACCTGATGTGCCTATGACAGTGAGAATTGCTGAAGAAGGTAGACGCTTAGATGTAGCTAAAGTAGGTTCTATTTTTCTGAAAaccgaaaatggaaatttatgtCGTTTTGATAATGTTTTATTAGTGCCTAAATTGATGCATAATCTGTTCTCTGTTCGCTGTATTGAAAAATCAGGCCTAAGTATTTTATTTAAGGATGGTAAAGCCAAAATTATGTCAAATAATGATATTCTCGCTATTGCGAATTCTGTTAACGAATTGTATATTATTAAATTTACGTTATGTCAACCACCTGTGTTACCACCACCTCCTCCTAGCCCTAATCCTATTCCTATATTGGCATCACCTGCTATCTTGTCAGATGCAAATTTATGGCATCTTCGTTTTGGTCATTCAGGTGAACGTGAAATGTCTTCGATTGCAAAGGCTGGTATTTACAATAACGATATTATGAGATCTTTTATTAGGTGTGATCCTTGTATTGTGTCCAAACAGACTCGTAGACCTCGTATTTCTCAGGGAAATGGTAAAAATCACGCAAAATCGTTGCTTTATAGGGTACATAGTGATGTTTGCGAAATAACAAATTCCCCTATTCCAGAAAAATATTTCGTTACTTTTATTGACGAATTCAGCGAATTTATTTACGTTTttgttatgaaaaataaatcagagacgtttcaaaaatttaaagattatGTAAATTTAGTCGAAAATCAGTgcaatcgaaaaataaaacgtCTCCGATGCGATAATGGTGGCGAATACACCtcaggtgaatttaaaaatttttgttcagatAGAGGAATTTTTATCGAGTATACAACTGCCTATTTGCCTGAAAGTAATGGCAAATCTGAACGTTTGAATC encodes:
- the LOC135834150 gene encoding putative nuclease HARBI1 → MMDNINVINYINIDRDDSDDESIDTDTDFFQMAIQVEFPRAGKVTRERIDYYKRYRDNEFLQKFRLSKRTAKFLTELIENKISSPTTRNDAVTPKQKVLLTLRYYATGSFVDVCAEFAGVHESTGGKIIKVVSEAIAELRPEFIYMPETDADMKQIRQEFFNIAKFPRCIGALDCTHIKIRSPGGKEPEIFRNRKNYFSINVQTISDAKLRIQNIVARWPGSSHDSHILKSSRIRQHFESGKFNDNVLVGDSGYAIQKYIITPLQDPKTKAEMLFNEAQIVTRNPVERSYGVWKRRFPILSIGINLRLSTALAIIVATAVLHNIALKFGDAVPHPTRELEELINIQEVENIPLSTEGNT